GCCCCATCAGGCCATCACTGCCTGGGAAGAAATGCGTGCACCCCTTGATGATGACGCATGTTGTGGCCTTTGCTTGCATTTGTGGTGAAAATGAACAAATTTGGCCCAATATATTTGGTCACTGGTTGGACGGTATTCCAAATATGTTTAAAGCGCTTATAAGGGTGGGAGCGTACGCCTTAATTTGGTCGCTCTGGCTATATAGAAACGATTTGGTTTTTAATGGAAAAATGCTTCTCCTCTGtaggttattttccgttgtacgcaaTCGCTTCATACGTGGTCTATACTACAACGATCGGAGCACCAAtcgctgttcaaggcggtgtgtacgcggttgaagcaggtggctacggaggttttttcccaacatgggtggcagcataacctccggatcgatccaccaccaccttccacataggcatagtgtcggtctataggacttTACTGTTGCTTTTTGTCAGACTTTTGAATTTGGTTGTGTGCATctcagttatgcagaggccgggtgttactcataatgtttTGTATCCCCTTGATGCTACATTCTGAGATAATAAAATTGCCCTTTATCGAAAATCTGAAACTTCAACACAAAATGATCCCAATCTGAAAATATTTTATGAAATTGCCCTCTTTTGCATGACGCCCGGGGCTAGGACGCCATGCTAGAGAGCATGACACCCCGGGCTAGGGCGCCATGGTAACGACATGTAGCATGGCGCCCCGGCCTAGGACATCATGCCAAATAGCAATGATGCCCTAGCCCGGGGCATCATGCTATCTAGCATGGCGACCTAGCTCCGGGCGTCGTGTAAAAGGGGCCATTTCGTGAATTTTTTTAGATTGGGGCCACTTTGTGTTGAAGTTTCAGATAAGGGCCCGTTTTGTCCATTTTGTGTTGCCCATGCATCTTCTTTTGTGATATTGACAGTAAGTACGTCCCATTGATTTTTCTTTGTGGTATTGTTTGCTATACAATGCATTATCTCAGGGAGCTCCagttaaaaagaaaacaaaaacttttAAATTTAGTTTCCTTAATTTATCATTTTTATATTTGACGGCAGACGGTTGTTGGCAAGGATCATTTAACACTTCTTACCAGTGGATCATGATCATAAGTGAATAAAGGAAAGTAAAGGAAGGGAGAGTCTATTTCCAGCCTTCTAAAGGTTATTACTGTCAcctgattttcttcttcttctaatggtCTATTTTGAAAAACTAATCCTTCCAGTGATAATTAATTACCTGCATACATAGATGTACGTCTTAGCGGTAAAGACCGCTcgttatatgtatatatgactgaCAGCCGACATGCTCAATTTTCATCTCGCTAGACTTGGTGCCGTATTTCGCCGTGATAACCAACTCAATCTTCAAGTAAAAGGATGAATAGAAGGAAGTAGAAATGCATGCATCGGCCGATGTCGAATTCCTTTGTCCCAAAGAAGAGGACCATCGATGTGTTCAATACCTACATTTGTCAAATCTAGCCCGTCACGAACACTGACCGGGCACCTTTTAAAAAATTCAATCCACATCCGGACACCTCAATTACCATATCTTAAAttcatacaaactcatgcaactacgtcaACGCACATGCATCGTTTGGCTACTCCATCACACTACACTAAACATGCCGTCGGACGGACATGTTTGGCTATGGTGAAGTTCATCCACGGCTGCACTTGCCCTTGCCGgtgcccttgccgtccttctcgtgAAGTACCGGTCGAAGACGCAGTACGGATCGAGCCGGATCTGCTCGTCGTCGGAGTTGTCcacgttgtcgctgtcctccttctcctccttcgatGGTAGTCCGGCCATGGCACGGACCGCCCGATTCTGCTCACGGGCGAGGCCGAGCGCGTTCCTCTGCTGCCGTTTCTTCACAATACGGGCacggatggcttcctcctctgcggccgcccgcaccgccgcatcagccgcctccgccgctgccATTTCCGTCACGATACGGGCCTCggcggcccttatcctctccttcccacggtGGGCCGCCCATTTCCGGTGGGACTCATACTCTGCCCGACCGGTGATAGGGAAGGAGAGGTGTTCCGGCCGGGACCACGAGGATCCAGCACCAGAGGACGCGAGCATCCGGTGAGCCGACGCTATGGCATCGCGGCGGACGGATCCATCCGTCGACCGGCGCTGTCCTTCCGGGAGCGGCGAGTGCAATGCGGactgccattgcctcctccaacccacaCAGGACGACACCCCAGTCGACGTCGACGGATCAGGACTGGTCGAAGTCCGATCCGCTGCCTGCCATGGCGGAGAAGGCCGCAAACCGCCGGAGGTGAGCTCGGGTGGCGGGGAGTGAACGGGAGTGatgtgaagtggctagggtttgctccGGCGAGAGGATGGGGTCGAATATAAGTGGGGTCAAGTGGGCCAGCATGGGACGGTTCCAACGTGGTGGGCGTGCCCGGGTGCCcctatatccgccccatatttgggctggatatgggggtgccggtcagcccgggcgtttgagagcCTTTTGAGAGGCCCGTCTGGGTCAACAAATCGTGACCGGGCAGTGACCGGTCCACCCGCCTGGACGTATGAGAcgggtttgagaggtccggttgtagatgctctaatgatGCTAATTAACATGCAAGACCATGGATATCATTATTTTTGGCGGGGAACCAGCCATGTTACTACTAGTTAGCTCTAGAAGGAATGAGATGTGTCCCTTATCAGTCACCATGGAGATTAGATGTGAACTGGTGTTCAccgttttttgttgttgttttgcgACAAAACTGGTGTTCACTGGTTGTAGGATGCAAAGATAAAATCTTAATCTTGTTGTCGCATGTAGTGTTCTATTGATGTTCTACTTCTGTAAATGGTGTCTCAGTTTGCTCTACTTAAAATTTAAGCACAATGAGATTGTGAATCGTACTTGATTTAAGGGCATTTTTAGTCAAAGAAACACTACCAAGACaaaaagcaagagcaagagcagacacaATTTTTTGGGTACCTCTGGTCTTTTAGCATGGCAAATGCTCCTCATGGCCTCCAAGGGCTGATACCCTCTTAGATCATCTCCTAGCATCAGACAAGCAAGATTTTCTAAACATTTACAAATATGTACCTTAACAGCATACACATTATAACTGATTTGGAGATATTTAATTTGTATGTGTAAGGTGTCAGCAAGCGCGGCCTAGATTTGTACTTGGCCAACTTACGGTTCTTGCCGGTGCTCTGGACAGCATCGAGGAGGACCACGGTATCGGACCGCCGGACGGAGTGCGAGAGCGCCCATTGCAGCGCCGTCCGGGCCTCTTCGCCGCCACCGTCGGTCACCACCATCACCTTCCTCCCCACCGCAGCAGCAgaatccttctccttctccttttcttTCTCCTCTGGCACGCCATCGTTGCCCTCGTCCCGGCCATCAACGGAGGCCTCCTTGGCGCATATCGGTGGAGGTGCCGTGGCGGTCCAGTCGGACCTGATCCGGTGGAGGCAGAAGGACGGCAGCGATCTGGCCCTCATGGATGGATGATGGCTTTAGCTGGTGCTGTTAGAGAGAAGAAGCAAACGGAGGAAATTCAACGGAGGGTGGCATGATATGATACGAATCAATAGCTAAGCTGGCTTGTGGCGGCCCACTGCTCCCATGCTGGTAAGGTGGGTATAGATCCATGGGTTGGCCACGGCCACCTCACCTGCAGGAGCGCCTGTTCTTTTTctttgggaaaagaagggcctgtttGGCCCTCCTCCGCTCCACACTCTCGCTCCAGGAGCTGGCAGAGCGCAAGTTAAAAATCCCGAAACAGGGAATAGCTGCTCTGCAGATCCTTAAATTTGGTGAAGCTAATGGATCACCAAACAGCTCCGAAGTACCCTTGAATTTTCTTCCGCATCCGTTCGTGGACTAGGGCCAGTCCGCGGACGGAATGCAAGAGCCGACCATAGTTCAATTAAACCAGAGGAAATTCATCAAACACGGCAGATTTCATTAAAGTTCGAACATAATTCACATAAAACAGTCGATATTTTGACTACTAAAAACTAGAAAGAATTTCCTAAACCCTATATCGGATGACCACCTCATACGCGTAGCCgccctgccctgtcgctccgttcGTGTCGCTGCCATCAtggtcgtcgttgtcgtcatcgatGTCCCTCCAACAGCGGAAGGGCGCCGGAGGGCCGCGCAGCCTTGCCCGGCAGTTGCTAGCATGGCGGAGGAGCCGATGGGCCTCCTACTGCGCGGTGCAGAGCCGCCGTGGCCAAAGCAGATGGCGCCCGCGGAGCTCTGACGACAGCCTTGCCTGTGTCGGGGTTGGCAGAGGAGTCGCTAAACGACCACTCCTCATTGATCTTGGTGAGCTCCACATcaaggcggcggcgatggcaagcGGCCATTCCGTAGTGGTGACGGAGCAGTCGAGGGCCCACGCGGCGGTGAGGTTCGGGTCATTGCAGGCCCATTCTGGCGCAGTGTCGGACTTGGCGAACGCGGAGCCACGAGCGGCGTTGAGCCGGTCGTACCGTGCATGTTTCCTCGCCACGCGCTCCTCCTCGGACATGATGGCCCTCGAGCCCGAGGGACCGTCGTAAACCCTCTCCTCCGAGGTAGTGGAGGATGTGGCCCGCGCCTTCGGGATCGCGGGGGCACCTCCTTTACAACGACATGGGCCCATCAATGCGGGCATACTGACCGTGCGCTGGGGGTGACGCACGCTCGTCCTTGATACGGCGGACGCGCTGGGGACGCGGGCTCCTCCTTGACGCTGCCATCATGCATGTTGCCTCGCCACGCGCTCCTCCTTGGACATGATGGCCCTTGAGCCCGAGGGACCGTCGTAAACCCTCTCCTCCGAGGTAGTGGAGGATGTGGCCCCGCGCCTTCGGGGTCGCGGGGGAACCTCCTCCTTTACAATGACACGGGCCCATCAATGCAGGCATACTGACCGTGCGCTGGGGGTGACGCATGCTCGTCCTTGATACGGCGGACGCGCTTGGGGACGCGGGCTCCTCCTTGACACGGCCACCGTGCATGTTGCCTCGCCACGCGCTCCTCCTCGGACATGATGGCCCTCGAGCCCGAGGGACCATCGTAACCCTCTCCTCCAAGGTAGTGGAGGATGCGGCCCCGCGACTTCGGGATCGCGGGGGACCTCCTCCTTTACAATGACACGGGCCCATCAATGCGGGCATACTGACCGTGCGCTGGGGGTGACACATGCTCGTCCTTGATACGGCGAACGGGCTGGGGGACGCgggctcctccttgacgcggcctcTGACGTGGAGGCCGCATTGCGTGGCGGGGAGGTGGGTTCCTCTGTGACATGCCGTAGTGGGGACGCCGGCCCCCGCTTCACGTGGACGCGCGACGGGGACTGTGGCTCCTCATTGACGTGTGTCGGCGATGGTGGCGCCGGGCCCATCTAATGGAGCGATCAATCTCtcatgatctccatcttacagacgAATTATTCGTCCGTCGGAGAGGCCTTTGTGAGGAAACGGGGCCACTACTGCGGCTgctggttgatgacccacaagtatggggatcgtaacagtcttcgagggtagtatttcatccaaatttattgattcgacacaaggggagccaaagagtatttataagccttagcagttgagttgtcaattcaaccacatctgagAATCACTTCCTTACAACAATTTATTAGTACCACAATAATATGAAAATAGTGATAgcaaagtaacagtagcagtaacGACAGTAGTAGCAAAATTGTAACTAGCAGAGTAATAGTAACTTGAGCAAAGGCAATAGCATTAAAGTGTATGCATGGAGTAGCGATGGATATTTAGATGAGATTCAATATGTAACAATCACAACCTGGAGCGACACACAATAGCTCCTATTCATCAAccatatgtaggcatgtatttcgtatttAGTCCTACGTGTTTGCgataagaacttgcataacatcttttgtcctaccctcctatgccagcgggatcctaatggaaactaagggtaattaaggcactccttttaatagagaaccaaaatAAAGCATTGACAAATAGTGAATACACGAATTCTGCAAGTTAAAGTCATCCCCGTCAATATCCCAATTCATGGTCACGTTGGGGGTCTAACGTTCAGACCGATTTTAACAGGTGCATACAACTTGTAGGTAAGATCAACatctcaaatatattcatgaaagcataagtGTTCAGATCTGATATtaaggcactcgggccctagtgaagagcattaagcatagcaaagtccaacatcaatctcagaacatagtggatactagagatcaagccCTAATAAATTGACTCGGTTACATAAGGAATCCCATCCATCTCCATCACCGTCCAATATTCCTACAAAATAATTACTCACTAatgatggtgagcatcatggaattgttgatggagagagtttgatgatgacgacgacaacgaatcTCTCCCTCTGGAATTTTGAACAGACTCTAGATTAGGGACCCGATAAAGAgcaagaggtggcggcggctccgtatcgtaaaacatgatgaaactttctctttggtTTTTTTCTTGGGAAGACGGAATATATAGGCTTGGAATTAGGTCAGTTGGAGGTGTGTGGGGCCCACAAGTCACCACAATGCatccccctggcttgtgggccatgggtggcccccctttggtacttctttgcgctagtaatttttatttattccataaaaaatgtCCGTAAAATTTTGTCcaattctaagaacttttatttctgcacaaaaataataccaaggtagttctgctgaaaacaacatcagtctgggttattcattcaaataatgcaaattagagtccaaaatgaGAGCATAAGTGTTTGAAaaggtagatacgatggagacgtgtcaACTCCGCCAAGATTAACTCATTGCTTgtgctcaagcaattcagttgataaactaaaaatgataaagaaaaacttttacaaactcattTGCTTTTATTGCAGTATATAAGCTTAACTAGTAATCATGTTTCCAACAAAGATGATGAACTAACCACATATATGATAACACTTCAAATCCACATTTACTCATCCCAATGACATAATCAATTAGGGAACAATAATAATATATCTCAAATATCAAAACTTTGTCAAAATAACCATGATATATTATGATAGAGTGGTatgaccacaaaacataaatgcagagcacctccaaagttcaagtagcgactaaacGTTGTAATTCAGGGTAGAGGACATCCAGTCATGCTCACACCCAATACTAATTAGACCAAATGCATGTTACACAAAGAATGACAATAGCGCTCTAAAAGTTTGTGCTTgaatgagaaggtgatgactcaacaaaaTTTtctaaaagataggccattcgcagagggaagcagagattttcTTACGTGCCATAGCTCATTGCTTAAACAGAGATAACTATATTTTGAGAGGTGTACTTTTCCTGTCAACGATTTACCACAAAGTTTCAAATATCTTACATGCTAAACACATTAATGGCGGTACCCATGCAAAatgttttactccccctccaccatactaACACAAACCATGGCTAGCCAAATCCTCGGGTGCCTACCAACAATCAACTGTCCTGGGGGGAGCATTTCTAAAAACTAATGCAGGATTGGGCATCCTAGCTATTAGCCTCCCTCAAGATGGACGAGTGAATACACTCTCATCGTGAGTAAAACacatttagcatggaagatatcgactacCCCATCGCTCGATGAGCGGTACGTGCACACAAAACAGATATTCATTTGAGGATTAGAGATGACACATAAAAATTTAGTTGGAAAGAAAGGGTAATAtcgtatataggtagatatggtggactcttatggcataACTTTTGTGTCGGAATTTTGGATGCACAGGTAGCATTTCCGCTTAGTACAGacgaaggctagcaaaatactaggaagcgaccaacaAAGAGCGACAATGGTCATAATCATGCATTTTGAATAATTAACATTTAACACGGGCATGAGGAGGATATGTACACCCTAAACATAAATACCGTAGAGCCAATACTGGGTTTGAATCaattacatgtgtgaacatgtacCACGTCAAACCACTTGAATTCTTCAAAGGATACCATCCTAACATACTAAATCATGATCAATTTGATGCATGTTGACATACGAGATAACATATTATCCACTCcaagctacttaagcatggcatgagaaactacgagttctaatcatcatcatacacatgTTCACTTATAATAGGCTGAATTTACTAAGGTGAATATATTTACAAGAACAAAAACAAGTAGGGTTCATACCAGCCTTTCTTCACCATGATCACTTCATCAAATTATCGCCAttactgcctttcacttgcacgaccgaatgatgtgggaTAATATAATAGTGCAAGTGTGTCATGGACTAAGCTAAAACCTGCAAGAACTATGTACAGATgagaagagaaggaaatattcgGTTTTTCATTAGATCAATAATAAACCACATGAGAGCCAGCTAGAAATTATTTTGGGTGTCTTCTCCTTATTACGACTGAAGAAAAGAAATTCGGAGAAACATGCTGAAATacttttggagtttttagtttttatGAAGGAAgcaaaaataagaaagaaaaatgaaaaagcgATAAAATATTAACACTGAAGAACTCCAAACAAACAAAGAAAGAAGAAACAGGAAATATTTTTTGATTCTCTTCTAATAAAACAAACTCACAAACAAATGAAGGAAACGAAAAGAAGCGAgaaatattttttgggttttcaaaattttataaacacacaaaagaaaacaaataaaagaatacATGGATACACAAGGAAAATGATGAATACCGACAAGTGTAATGAGTGTGATAACATAAGTGGAATCTTGATgagaatacatactcccccaagcttagccttcTGGCCTAACTTAGTTACCATCACTGATACTACGGATATAACTCATAATGGTAACTTTGACTGGCACTCAATGCCTTAGCTGCTGCACGACGATCGGCTTCCTCTGTTGCCTGTTGCGCCCTGGCTTCCTCCAATGTAACAGAGAATCTCTAGTTGGTCTGGTAGTCAAATAAAGCAGGAGTAGGCAGGGTAATAGAAACACCATCATACATATCAAAGGTTAGCCTGTATTGATACTCATTTGTCTCGCGTGCAATCAATTTATGACGTTGTATAGCCTCAAAATATAGGAAACTAGTAGGCAAT
This window of the Triticum aestivum cultivar Chinese Spring chromosome 5D, IWGSC CS RefSeq v2.1, whole genome shotgun sequence genome carries:
- the LOC123124520 gene encoding uncharacterized protein, producing the protein MRARSLPSFCLHRIRSDWTATAPPPICAKEASVDGRDEGNDGVPEEKEKEKEKDSAAAVGRKVMVVTDGGGEEARTALQWALSHSVRRSDTVVLLDAVQSTGKNRDDLRGYQPLEAMRSICHAKRPEVRVELSLVEGKERGPTIVEAARKQGVSLLVMGQKKRSVTWRLLEMWMAGGRGAGAGGSTVEYCVQHATCMALGIRRKSR